The Mycoplasmopsis columbinasalis genomic interval GCGCTGATTTTGTGAAAACATCAACTGGTTTTAGTTCACGCGGTGCACAACTAAAAGATATTCAAATTATGGCTGCCGCAACCAAAGGGCAAATTGCTATTAAAGCCGCTGGTGGCATTAGTTCACTTGCTGACTTAGAACAAATGTACCAAGCTGGCGCCACTCGCTTTGGTACTTCCAAATCTGTACACATTTTTGAAAACACACAAGCTGACAAAAATGCTTACTAATTAACTCTTACTAACGAAAAAAAGAGAGACCTTAATGTCTCTCTTTTTTGATTTAAGTCTATACCACAGCGTCAAAAGTTAATTTGGAAATAATAATTCACAGTGGCATTGTAATTACTGCTAAGAGCGTACTTAAGGATGAAACCTGTGAAGTAAACTTAGCGTGCGGGTGGTTAAAAGCTACTGCATAGGTTACACACCCAGTAGCCGGTGGCGTGGCGCTAATTAAGACAATTAACACACCGGTAGAAGTAGTAATGAGTTTAGTTCCGTGACTATCAATTGTCGGTAAAAGTAAGAGAATCACAAGTAGAAACATTACAAATGGAACCGTTACTAGTTTATGGAACGAAGCAAATCACACCGACTTATCACGAATAGTTTCGCGTAAACTAGTATGAGCTAGTGAACCACCGATTAAGAGTCACGAGATTGGTGAGACAATTTTCACACCGGTAGTTAAAGTTGTTCCAAGTGCTGACACTTCGCTGAGAAAACCACCTCAGAACTGAAAGGCTTTAGGGTTAGTGGCAGCTTCGACTTCTGTAATCACTTTAGAATAAGGCAAGCCACCTTCTGAACTAACAAACCAAGTATCAAGTCCAGGAATTCATTGCAATGATCACACAAACAATGACAACAAGGCACCAATGAAAATTGGTGAAAAAATTTGTTTAAAGAGTGATTTCACGCTTTTACGCGTGAACTTTTCTCCAGTGTACTGAATTCGCATGTAGGAAGTCACACCAATTAAAAATGGAATGTTTCAAATTTGAAGGAGCGCAAGGGCAAAACCATCTTCGGCAAAAATACTGCCTTGCATTCCAATTACTAAAGGAGTAGCAAAAAGTTGGACACTACCGTACGAAAGCATCATCATCGCAGTTGACAATTTCGCTTGGTACGAACGAACATAGGCAGCGCGATATTTACTAAAGTCTTCTTCCTTGTTGGCTGCTGCGAGTTGTGCATACAGCGCTTCCGCTTTGCGTGTAATAAACCTAGGAATTAACCTCGGATAATAATTTACAATCAAAGAACTTAAACCTGCACACGCCAAGTAAAAGACGGCACTCAAGCCCAAGACTACACCAATTTCAATCAAACTTTCAGCTTTAGTATTGACCATAAAGGAAGTAAAAGTAAGCATTGGCAGCAAGAACATCATAGTGAATTGCGCTAACTTTTTATTTATTTCAGGCGTAAATATTTTCCGCCTAGACGCTCAGTAACCAAGCACCACGAACACAAAAGTTGCAAAGACAGCGCCTCACATTCCTTGTGTTCTCATTAACATAATAAAATCTTTTCACATACTTTAATACTTTCTTTTCTTAAGTTAAAGCAAACGGAATACCAATGCAAACAAAAATTAAACCTACTAAAATTGTTAAATAATAAGGAAAGTTACTTAAACGAGTTTGTGTCAAACGTGCTTGCGTTTGATCATTAAGTTGTCTCTCTAGCGTTTTTACTTTTAACTTACGCACTTCGGTTTGTTTTTTTAATCGAGCTTCATCAAGTAAACCACGAATGCGTGCGTCTTCTTTTCGATTTTTGAATTTAAAAAAAGCATTAGCAAAAAATTTAGAGTTAAAAATAATACCAAGGAGTGCACCTAAAATTAGTATTGACCCTAAGACTGTTAAAGTATCGCTTATGACTCTGGAATGGGAATATTTTGATTTATTAACGAGCACTTTGTTGGAATTAAGCAAGTAAGTTAAGACGCCTAATCCAATTGCGACTACAGTAACTCCGAGCAAATAAAATAAACGTTTAAGTGTAAATGATTCAACAATTCTTTGTTTGAAATTTGGCATAGGAAAATTTTACTTTAGAAACTCTAAAGATAAAAGGAGAAAATTTACAAAAAATAGAAATTTCGATGAAAAAACTGCTTAAAATTGCGTTTTTAAGTTTTCCATAATTTCAATTAATTTTTTGGTCATCAGAGTTTCACTAAGCGCATGACCTGTTTTAGGTAAGAGAAAAAGTTGTGAATTTGGCAGTTGTTGGTGTAATTCAAATGCCGCAAGTGGACGACACACAAAATCAAGTTCGCCGTGCACTAAGAAAGTTGGTATGTGTTTGATTTTTGCAACATTATTTAAAATAAAGTTATCTGGTAAAAAAATATTGTTGTGAAAATATCAATTTTCAATCAAAGCAATTTCACGAATTTCTTTGTAAGCTTGTTTGGTTAATGCACCAAGTTTTTGTTGTTTAGCACTACAAAGTAATTGTTCAAACTGCGCCCAGTGAATGAATGCTTGCTTTTGTTGTTCTGGGGTGCCGTGTTGCATTAATTCGTAGTAACTTTCTTTAATATTTTTGCGTTGCTCTGAACTTAAAATTGAAACATAATTAGCAAATTCAACTGGCTTCATTGAGTCAACGCCTTCTTGGTAAAACCAGTCAATATCACTTTTGCGCGCTAAGAAAATTCCCCGCAAAACTAAAGCACTCACTCGTTCAGGATAGTGAATCGCATAGATTAAAGCTAAAGTTGAACCTCAAGAACCACCGAAAACTATTCATTTTTCAATGCCTAATTTAGTTCTTAATTGTTCAATATCTTTTAATAAGTTTTGCGTGGTGTTCCGCGTCAACTCTGAGTTTTTTAATGATTTACCGCAGCCTCTTTGGTCGAATAAAACTATGTTATAGGCTTGTTGGTTAAAATATCTGCGGTAATGTGGTCTTAGTCCGCCGCCAGGTCCGCCGTGTAAAAAGAGGACAGGAATTCCTTGTGGATTGCCACAGAGTTCATAATAAATAAACTCACCATCATAAGTTTCCATCTCGCCTTGAACATAAGGTTCGATTGCAGGATGTAAGTATTTTTCGAATGTCTTTTTCATAGTAAAGAAATTATAAAAAAGCAACTTAAATTACTTAAGTTACTTTTTAATTACAAGAGTAGAAAGTTATTTTTTAAGGTTGTAGAAGGTTTTTGCACCTCAATAAACAGCATCTTCGCCAAGTGTTTGTTCGATTTCTAAAAGGCGATTGTATTTGGCTACACGATCTGATCTTGAGAGTGAACCAGTTTTAATTTGACCTGTGTTGAATGCAACGGCTAAATCAGCAATGTAAGTATCTTCAGTTTCACCTGAACGGTGGCTAATTACCGCAGTAAGTCCGTTTCTTTGCGCTAGTTTAATTGCATCAATAGTTTCAGAAAGTGTACCAATTTGATTTAATTTAATCAAAATTGAGTTAATTGCTTTAGTATCGATAGCTTTTTGTAAATATTGACTATTTGTCACTGTTAAATCGTCACCAACAATTTGAACTTTGTGACCATATTGTGCGGTAAATTTAGCAAAACCTTCTCAATCATCTTCAGCAAAACCGTCTTCAATTGAAATAATTAGATATTTTTCTATTAAAGCACCGTAGTAAGTTAACAATTCATCAGTTGTAAACTCAAGTTTAACCTTAGTAAGGTGTTCAAAACCTGGAGTTTTTTGGTCGATAGCATGTTGTAATTTTTTGAAAACATACTTTTGCTTTGCGGCATCATAAAACTCTGATGAAGCAGCATCAAGTGCAATGGCAATTGCACCCTTACCGCTTGTAGCAGGAACAAAACCAGCTGCTTTGATTGCTTCCACAAGGTAATCAAGAACTTCTTCGTGGCTTTTGGCATTTGGCGCAAAACCACCTTCGTCACCTACTAAAGTTCCATGCCCGTGTTGCTTCAAAATTTTTGCTAAGGTGTGAAATACTTTGTTTGCTGCTTTTAGTGCTTCACTAAAAGTATCAAAGCCCAATGGCATAATCATAAATTCTTGAAAATCCACTGTGTTTGAAGCGTGAGCGCCACCATTTAAAACATTTAGCATTGGCACTGGTAACACTCTAGCGTCAAGACCACCTAAATATTGATAAAGTGGTAAGTTAGCTTCTTCAGCGGCAACTCGTGAAACGGCTAAAGAAACTCCCAAAATTGCATTAGCACCAAAATTTTTCTTTGTAGCTGTACCATCAGCTTCAATCATTAAATTATCAATTTTTCTTTGCTCTTGTGCAAATAATAGTTCGTCATCAAACAACGCGGCAATGTCTTCGTTTACGTTATTAACAGCTTGTTGCACGCCTTTACCACCAAATCATTGATTAGCAAATGGTGTGTTTTTATCACGCAATTCCAGTGCTTCTTTTGAGCCAGTTGAAGCTCCTGATGGAACACTGGCAATACCTACAGCGCCGTCTGCTGACAGCACTTTCACACGAACTGTTGGATTTCCTCTTGAATCCAAAATTTCACTTGCTTGAACCGTAATAATTTGACTCATTAGTTCTCCTTTTTTAAACATCAGAATAAAAGTAATATATATTTTATTGAATTTTTAGCAAATTTTGCTAATTTGAATACCCTCTGCCACCACCTGTGCTTCAAGTTCTGGCAATGCTGCTAACTCGGCTTCTAATTCTTGCGCTTGTGTCATTTTAGGCTTAGTTACAGGTTTTTTCGGCGCAAACAATTCACAAGTTTCATTACTTTTTTCAATCGAAATTTCGTATGTGTCAATTTGTTTTGCTTTGTTTATAGTTTCGATTTTATCGTGTGTGATTAGCGGCCTTAGCACCAACAAATTTGTTTGTGAATTGATTGTGGCCATACTTTCAAGTGTTTGCGAAGCAACCTGACCAAGGTTTTCACCATTTGACAAAACAAAAATTTGATTTTTAACAGCAATTTGGGATGCAATTCGATAAAAACTACGACGCATTAAGTTGATACGATAACTTTCATTTGACGTTAAATAAATGTAATTTAGAAGTTTACTATAATCGGCAAACAAAATTTCGCTTGTTCCTTGGTATTTAGTTAGAACTTGCACTAATCTTTCGATTTTGTTTACTGTTTTCTCATCTGTTTGCGGTGGTGAAATAAAACTTAAAAATTTCACCTTTAAACCTCTTTTCATTAGTTCAAAAGCTGCCACCGGAGAATCAATACCACCACTCATCAAGTGTAAGGTCGTGCCCGATATACCTACAGGCAAGCCACCTAGGCCACGAATTTCTTTGCCAAAAAGATAAGCGTTGTTTTTACGAATTTCAACATTAATTACCAAATCAGGGGCTTTAACATCAACCTGCAAGTGTTTAAATTCTTCTAATAAAAATTCACCTAACAAATTATTAAGTTGTTGCGAAGTGAGAAAATAAGCTTTGTTATTTCTTCGAGCAGCAATTTTAAAGGTTTTGACTTCAGAAGTAATTAGTTTTTTACTTGCTTGCTTAATTGTTTCAAAATCATTTTCGCATTCAATTACTGGTGAATATGATGAAATACCAAAAACATAACTTAATTGTGTTAAGTTATGTTCTGAATAAGGTAAAAACATACGATCAAAACCTTTTTCTGGCTTAGTTCCAACAATTTGAGTCACATTTCAAGCTAATTGATCAATAAAACTTTGACGATTGTTATGCTTAAGTGTAAGTTCGCCGTATCTAATGAGAATTTTGTTGTACATTTTTTCTTTCCTTTTTTAAATAGAGAGCAAGTAAACGATAAGCTTCTTGATGATTTGAACTTTGGAGATGTGCATTCGCTTCAACAACGAGTTGTTGAAATTTTTCATTTTGAGCTCGGATTAAATATGAATTTTTAATTAAATATTTCGCCATCGAATGGTAAAAATAAGGCTTAAAAGTCAACTTGAAAAAATTTATTAACGTTTTTTCTTTTTCTTTTCACACTTGAGAATTATAAATCATCTCCACATTTTTTGTTTCTGGATTAACTAATTTTTCAAATAGATCATCAAAATCACGTTGGGCTTGTTGAGTTTGTTGAAAGATTAATTTATTTTGTGCGGATTGTTCCAAATATTTAAAATTACTGCAAGCGTATAAATAGACTCCGTAACTTATTTGTACATAATTCATTAAATTTGAATAACTACAAATTTTAATTTTTTCATAGTTTTTAAAATAGTTAATTTTGTACACAAAATTTTTCAGTTCATAAAGAAAAGTTAATAAATTTGTTTCGTCTTGCAAACTGTAATTCGTTTTTTGTGACATTGTTGTTATGAATACTTTAAAGTTTGTGAAATTTTGCAAAATTTTATTAAAGTTTTTTTCGCCAAAATTATGTTTTGAATTTTGGAGCTGTGTTTCTAACTGTGCAACATACACTCCAACTTGATGTGTAATTTGCGCGACTGTTGTTTGGGAAGTTAAATTACGAATTTTTTTAAATTTTAATTTCTTGATTAAACCTAAAAGTTCTTCAAGATAATTCATAACAATTTGATAATGTAATTTAATTCAGTTATCACAAAGTTGTTTATAACTTTTTAATACTTCCAAAAATTCAGGATCAGCAGTTGAAAATTCGTTTTTTAATTCGAAAATTTCATTCGCAATATGTGTGTAAAGCAAATATTCAAATTGTTTTAATTTGGCTACTTTTTTACAAAAATTTAAAATTTTGCGTTTGTTTTCACTCATTTCAATTGTTACTTGCGCAATATTTTTTGTCGTTTTTTCTTCTTCCAAACGGGTAACTTCAAAACGAAATTCTTTAACTTTTGCATACATTTCTGCGAACGAATGGGGTAAATACTCTTTGTTGTCTTCTAAATAATTTTGAATCGAATTTAAAATTTGATAAGAAAAATTGGCTTCTTGTTCGATAATTTCTCAGTTGTAATTCACATCATCATCGATGCGATGAAATTCTTTTGATCGTTTTAAATAATTATCAAAAACGTTTTTATATTTTTGATCTAGTAACTTAATCTTTTTTAAATCATATTTTTTATAAAGGATATAAAGTTGATCTAAATAATCTTTAATTTTATATTTCAATTCTTCGCATAATTCGTGCTCTTTTTTTAGCATATCACAACGCAAATTTAACTTAGGTTGGTTTTTACCTAAGACCATAAAACGACGAATTGTAGTTGTTCTTCAGTTAGTTTCTGTTTCTAGTTTGATTTCCCAATTTAAAAACTTTTTGTAGATTTTGTTAAACTGAAACCGACGATAAAACAAAAAAATAAAAATCGGAGCAAAAATAGCAATGGAAACACCTAGGACAATTAAAGCAATTAGGTATTTATTCATAAAAACAATTATACATTTGAATAATTATTTATATTTTCTTTTCTCAACTAGCAAAACACTATCGCAGGCTTGTTATATAAATTTAAAAGCAAAAGAAAACACCCTCAAAGGGTGTTGTTTTATTGATCGACTTGTACTTTTGGCAAACCTGAACGTTGTTGTCCTTCCATAGGAAACTTGCCTTCACGCAAATACTTGATAAAAGATTGTCGATTTTTGCGTGGAGAGTTAGTATATTTTGTTCACAAATCGGTTTCGTTTCATCAATAAATATATGAAAGCAAGCTGTCTGGAGGGTAAAAGTTTGATGCTAATAAAGAATCACGACCAGATTTTCAACCACCACGCCAGAAACTATTTCGTAGAACTTGAGTCGCTCCATACAAACCATTTGGTACAGGGTCGGCTGGGTTTCTAAAACCAATAATTTTTAAATTAGAGCCATATTTTGATCTAATAGTATCTGTTTGTGCTTTTGGCGCTTCCAACCAAGCAGTGCGTAAACCTTCATACATTCCGCCATAAAAATGATATTCAAAGCCGCTTGGGGGAAATGATGAAGTTCAAAAGTTTGTTGGTGCACCAAGGTGTGCCATTTGCAAAATTGCAGCTTGTACACGATTAATTGCTCGTCAAGCAGGAGAGTTATTTTTTGCCTCGGCTATGGTTTGATATTTAGGAACTGTAGCAACTTCGTTAATATAATTTTTAAACAGCGGACTAAGCACACGTGCTACAAATGGTTTCAAGCCTCCTGAAAAAACTAAATTTAGGATTCCAAAAAAATCGGCTGAAAATTTAATTGGTTCTGGTGGCACATAACCATCATCTACTCTCTCTCTCTGAATGTTTTGGCTGTTAGCTTCCTCATTTTGAGCATCTGTTTTATTATATATAATAGCAAAAATACCTGCATCTTCTGCTTCTGGTGACGCATCGAAAAGTAAATTGACCATATTTGCAAATTTGCGCGGGTTGAGATACTTAGTAAAGTTGCCAAAATACTCTGATGAAGAAATTAATTTTGAAATTGTGATTGTTCTTGAGTTTTGATTTTCCAATAACTCACTCACTAAGCCATTAACAACAGCGTCTTTAATTTGATTACCTAAATTATCAAAAGTTTTAAGTTCTTTAATAACTTCTGTGTAAACATTATTAATAATTTTTGTTAAAAAAGAATTATTTGCATTATCGCTATGTTGGCTTCGTAAAGCATAAAAGAATGTCATCACAAAATGATCAATGATCGCTTGCGCACTAGGGTCGTTGACTGAACCGTCTGTCGCGTTTTTAAAAGCATAGAAATTAAAACTTTTTGTAATTCTTGGCAACATTTTGCCTTCAGCGTCCAATCGTTGTGGTTTTGCTGGATCATCATTGCTCATTTTTTCTAGCAATATCTTACTAATTAAATTTCTGAATTTATGCTTGTCAGACATTAAATGGATTAATAAATCCAAAATCAAAGGTTTAGTACCATTAGGATCGTATTTGAAAATTGTTGCTAAGGCAATCCGATCAAATTCAACATCTTTGATAATTTCGCCATGATTAATAGCGATGTTAAGTAAATGTTTAAGTAATCTGCGGGGTGCAAAATTGTCTGTGCCACTACTTAGTAAAGGTTGAACTAAAACTTCGTACCAAAGTTCTTTTGCTTGTTCTTCGCTCACGCCAAAATTTTTGATCATTTCAACAAGACCAAAGTCTCCTAATAAAATGTTTGTGTAGTGTTTATCACTAGTCACTAAATCTACAATCTGATTTAAATCTGCAGTTAAAGTTGCGCGACTTTTAATGATTGCTTGCGAATTGAGCAGGATTGCTAATGTTTTAAAAGTAAATAAGTTTAAGTCTGTTTTGAGATCGTTAAACAAACGTTCGCCGATATCTTCGCCATTAATCGCACTCGAAAGATGTTTTGTTGCTATTTTATAGAAGGATTCAACAATATGTAATTTGTTTAAAATTTCAGGTAAACCTTGGTGCAAATTATTGATAAATTGAGTATGGCGTTCATCACCAACATCAATACCATATTTGCCTATGTTGTAATTTATCAATCCTTGAATTAAAAGTTTAACCTCATCAGAAGCAGCTACTTCATTAACAAGATCGACAAACTTAGTAAGTTGAATTGATTGCACTGACTGCGGATTATCTAAATTTTGTCCGAAAAAGTCCGTAATTGTCGTTCAAGTAATATTATCATTGTTGGCATTGAGTCGATCATATTCGGCCAAAGTGTAAATTACACTATGAATAAAGTTAGCTAAAATACTTGAATTTGTGTTAGCAAATAATCGATCTAACAAGGAATGCAAATTAGCTTTTGTAAATGACGGCGCAACAACAGCCTTAAAACTTTCTGCTGGTAAAAGTTCTCATAATAAATCTGTCACTGAATTAGTTGGACGTTGGTTTCAACTTGCTAAAAATCCTAAAATGATATTTTTGAATTTGTTGATTGTTTCTGTTAAGTTTGTAAATTGATTGTATGTGCCCATTAACCGAACAAAGAATTTCGGTAGTTTGGCAGGCGCAAAAAATTCTCAAACAAATTCATTCAAAATTTTGTTTAAATCTAAGACTTGTTTATTTTTGAGGGCATTTAAAAACACATTTATAAAGGCCGGAATGAAGTTGATACGTTCATCAAAAACTTGTAAATTATCAATAACTAAGAAAAGTAATTCACCAATTTGTGGACGCAGTGATTCACTCAAGTAACGATTATCAGAATTTTTGGCATTTTCACCAAAGTTTGTATAAATAGTGGTCAAAATATTGTCTTTTATTACAGTTTTGAACACTGGATTTTTAAACAAAACATAAATAACTTGTTTTAAGTTACTGCTAATTTCGTTGAAGTTTCCTTGGTTTGCCAAAAATGCAGCAAAGTCAAAGTTCGCGAAATCTACTTGTGCAAAAATGCCGCTCTCACTAGTTACTGTACCGGTTTGAGTAAAAATACCTTTTCTAAATAGATACTCTAGAAGTTGTCTTGCAGGTTCTGATTTGAAGAGTTCTTTTAATCTCGTTAAAATATCTGTGTACGAAATATACTCTTGAATTTTTTCAAAAGTTGGTTTTGTTTGATCATCTAAAAATAATTCAACATTTTCTTTTGCAAAAATTAAATCGAATAATTCAATAATTTTTGCTCATAAGTCTGGCGTTTTTAGTGCAACCTGGCCCACTGAATAAGCAATTTGTGCTAGATTAGTATATTTATGACTATCACGACTAAATTCTCTTTGACCATATTTTCCAAGTTCAACAAACAATGAAATAATCGCTGTTTTTAGTTGACTGTTTTGGAAAATTTCAAGTTTAGTTAACTGTGTAAATAGTGCTTTTTTAAAGGCTTCGTCGTCATTTTTGTTGACTAAATTTGTGAGTAAATTAGTTAAGTAATTAACTAGCGCATCACTGTATTGAAATTGAGCAATATTTAAAATAAAATCAACTAAAGTTTCAACATATGTAGTGTTTTGATTTGTATTTACCAAAAGATTTGAACTCAAAATCGATTCAAATAGTTTACCAGCATACTTTGCTAAGTGAGTCTTATCAAAAGTAGTGTGAGCTCAATTGTGAAGAAATGTTTCAAAATTAAACGAATTGGTCGTAGCTGTTTGTAAATGAGCTATCAAAGCATCTAGTAGTTGGCCAGAAATATCAACTTGACCCTGAAAATCAACTAGAACATCATAAAAGTTTGCTAAAACAACATCAAGTTTTTCTTTGTCAAGATTAGTAAATCATTTTGCAGGTATGTAGTTTTTGACTATTTCTAATGTTTTACCTTTTATGGTTTGGTGTTGTAAAACATCTAAAATTAACAATTTTATTTGCGACTTAATCTCTTCATTATGTTGCGGTGAACTCAATCAATTGCGCAATAATTTTTCTGCGCTAAATTTTTCTACAAGATTTACGTTTAAGTCTTGTACAAAGGCATATTGAATAAAATTATGCAATAACAATTTGAAGTTTTGTGAAGTAAATAATCTGTTACTAATTAATTTAAAGAAACTTGCGTTAAGATTTCTTGCAAGTTTTTGGTCAATTTTACCAACGTTGTGTTTAATGAATGTTTGAATAAACTCAGCATCTAAAATTTTGTTGATAAAGGTATTGATTGTTTCAAAAAGTCTTGTGTTTGTTTTGAGGTTTGCGAAAATTAGTCTAATAAGTTCAAATAAATCATTAGTACTTCGAACTTCTGATGCTGTAGTTTGGAAAATAACATCTACTAATTCAGAAATAAACGTTGCAAATTCGGTGCTTTTTACTAATTTAGTTAACTCAGCAGTAAACGTTTCTTCAACAATTTTACCTTCAGTTAATACTGATAATTTTGCAGTTAGATAATTACTAAGTTGCGCTTTAATTGGTGAATTTTGACTGGTAAAAACATTTTGAAAAATAATTTTGATTGTCGGCGCAAAATTTCTAAATGATTCATTCGAAAGATATTTAACTGTTAAAGTAAAAATTTTGTTTTCTAATTCATTTTTTGTGAATTCATTATTTATAAAATTGGTTATAAACGCAGTGAAATCGAATACTTTAGTAGAATCCCATACACGCATTTGAGTCAAAAATGATTCAACAAATTTTCTAAATAAACTTTGTTCATGTTGATATGCAAACAAAATTTCATATACTGTAGAAAGAAATTGTTTATAGGTATCAGATTCAATGTTTTCTTGTAAAAAAGTTGAATTTTGAACTAGTAAATCAATTATTTTAGTTTTAACAGTTTCATTAACAAATAAGTTTTCAAAAGTGAGAACTAACTTATCGCTTAGTTGAGCGTTATTAGCTTCATCTTGAAATCATTTTTGCAAAAGTTTTTGAAAAGTAAGACCTTTTGCAAATTCATCAAATGTTGTGTTTACTTCTGTTTTGAAAGTATATTCGACAAAGTTGTTTAAAACAAAAGCCAAGTTTGGATTTCCGAATAAATAGTCTAAGATGGCTTTAATTGTATTTATATCAAATAGTTTCGCTAAAACTGGATTAGTTTGTTGTAAAAGATTGGTTAATAGTTCTTGAAAACTTTCGTTCGATAAAATTTGCTGTAATAAATTATTTACGCTTGCCAATCATTCATCATTGTGTGTAAAACTACTTAATAAATTCGCAATAATTTCGATTATGCCGCGCGAATTTTTGATTTGTGCGGTGGAAACATTTAATATTGAATCGATTATTTCATTAGTAAAAATTTGAAATTCAGTAGATGTTAATATTTGTTGGACAAATTTTGCGATTTTAGTTTCATTTTGTCCAGCAACTACACTGAATTGTTTTGTTATAAAATTAATCACAACTTTTTGAAACGGTGAATCTGAATGAGCAAACACATTAGTTAAAATTTGCTTGATTTCTGGTGCAAAGTTTCTTAAATTCTCATTACCTAAAAGTAAAGTAGAAGCAGTGAAAATTTTGCTTTCTAGATCCCCATTTTTAAATTCGTTGTTAATGAATTTTGTGAGAAAGAAATGAAAGTCAAAAGCTTGATTAGTAGGTAAATTTTTAACTTCTTCGATAAATAAAGAAACAAACTTTTCAACTAAATTAAATTGCGATTGATATTGAAAAAGAATGTCGTAAAGTTCACTTACTAACGTGGTGTATCTTTCCTGACTAATATTAGTTTTTAAAAAACTCGAGTAATTAACAATAATTTTAATTAATTCGTTTTTTATGTCTGGGTTTGTTACAAGTTGAGCAATAAGTTCTTTGGCATTACTAATTAAAATTTGATTGTTGTCTGCGTGAGTGTTAAATCAAGTTTGTAATAAATGTTGAGTTTTGAATCTTTGCGTAAGTGATAAATTTGGGTCGTAAACAAAAGCATTTTGAACAAAATTGTCCAAAATTGTTCTAAATTGCTGATTAGAAAGTACATTT includes:
- a CDS encoding AEC family transporter produces the protein MLMRTQGMWGAVFATFVFVVLGYWASRRKIFTPEINKKLAQFTMMFLLPMLTFTSFMVNTKAESLIEIGVVLGLSAVFYLACAGLSSLIVNYYPRLIPRFITRKAEALYAQLAAANKEEDFSKYRAAYVRSYQAKLSTAMMMLSYGSVQLFATPLVIGMQGSIFAEDGFALALLQIWNIPFLIGVTSYMRIQYTGEKFTRKSVKSLFKQIFSPIFIGALLSLFVWSLQWIPGLDTWFVSSEGGLPYSKVITEVEAATNPKAFQFWGGFLSEVSALGTTLTTGVKIVSPISWLLIGGSLAHTSLRETIRDKSVWFASFHKLVTVPFVMFLLVILLLLPTIDSHGTKLITTSTGVLIVLISATPPATGCVTYAVAFNHPHAKFTSQVSSLSTLLAVITMPLWIIISKLTFDAVV
- the pip gene encoding prolyl aminopeptidase; amino-acid sequence: MKKTFEKYLHPAIEPYVQGEMETYDGEFIYYELCGNPQGIPVLFLHGGPGGGLRPHYRRYFNQQAYNIVLFDQRGCGKSLKNSELTRNTTQNLLKDIEQLRTKLGIEKWIVFGGSWGSTLALIYAIHYPERVSALVLRGIFLARKSDIDWFYQEGVDSMKPVEFANYVSILSSEQRKNIKESYYELMQHGTPEQQKQAFIHWAQFEQLLCSAKQQKLGALTKQAYKEIREIALIENWYFHNNIFLPDNFILNNVAKIKHIPTFLVHGELDFVCRPLAAFELHQQLPNSQLFLLPKTGHALSETLMTKKLIEIMENLKTQF
- the eno gene encoding phosphopyruvate hydratase — translated: MSQIITVQASEILDSRGNPTVRVKVLSADGAVGIASVPSGASTGSKEALELRDKNTPFANQWFGGKGVQQAVNNVNEDIAALFDDELLFAQEQRKIDNLMIEADGTATKKNFGANAILGVSLAVSRVAAEEANLPLYQYLGGLDARVLPVPMLNVLNGGAHASNTVDFQEFMIMPLGFDTFSEALKAANKVFHTLAKILKQHGHGTLVGDEGGFAPNAKSHEEVLDYLVEAIKAAGFVPATSGKGAIAIALDAASSEFYDAAKQKYVFKKLQHAIDQKTPGFEHLTKVKLEFTTDELLTYYGALIEKYLIISIEDGFAEDDWEGFAKFTAQYGHKVQIVGDDLTVTNSQYLQKAIDTKAINSILIKLNQIGTLSETIDAIKLAQRNGLTAVISHRSGETEDTYIADLAVAFNTGQIKTGSLSRSDRVAKYNRLLEIEQTLGEDAVYWGAKTFYNLKK
- the thiI gene encoding tRNA uracil 4-sulfurtransferase ThiI, producing the protein MYNKILIRYGELTLKHNNRQSFIDQLAWNVTQIVGTKPEKGFDRMFLPYSEHNLTQLSYVFGISSYSPVIECENDFETIKQASKKLITSEVKTFKIAARRNNKAYFLTSQQLNNLLGEFLLEEFKHLQVDVKAPDLVINVEIRKNNAYLFGKEIRGLGGLPVGISGTTLHLMSGGIDSPVAAFELMKRGLKVKFLSFISPPQTDEKTVNKIERLVQVLTKYQGTSEILFADYSKLLNYIYLTSNESYRINLMRRSFYRIASQIAVKNQIFVLSNGENLGQVASQTLESMATINSQTNLLVLRPLITHDKIETINKAKQIDTYEISIEKSNETCELFAPKKPVTKPKMTQAQELEAELAALPELEAQVVAEGIQISKIC